The Flavobacteriales bacterium genome contains the following window.
TGGATGGGGAAGTCGCTGTCGGCGGGAACATCGACCCAACTGCGGAGCGATGGGTCGTTGGGGGATATTTTCGGCGATGACATGGGCCAAAGGTCATTCTTCCACGCCAACCCCGGTAGGACCGATCGACGTGCGGTTGCGCGGATCATCGCGTTCGGGTTCGTGGCGGTCCATGCAGTATTGCTTGTGGCCTACACCTTCCCGGCGGAGCAGGTGCCCGTGCGTCTGCGCTTCTGGTCGCAAGCATACGCTCGTGTGCTCTTCCACCAGGACTGGCGGCTTTTCGCGCCCGATCCGCCGGCGTGCGGTTGCACGTTGCAGGTGAAGGGGACGGACGACGGGGCATGGACGGACCTCAGTGACCAAAGCCGCCATTTCATCTGGCAGCGCATGTGCGCGAATGCCTGCCGCTATGCCGAGGCGGGCCTTGCGCCAGGTGCTTCCACGGTGAATGCGCCATTGCCGCTCACCCGGACCTTGGAGACCATGGCCGAACAGGTGCCGCGCAAGGGACCCTTGTTGGTGCGCATGATGCGGTGCGAAGAAGCTCTGGTGACCATCGAACTCGTTGCGCACCGATGAGCAACACCATTGCGCTGTTCCGCTGGTCGGCGATGGCATGGCTTGCGGCCTATGCGTTCAGCATCCTGTTGCTCGGCGATGGTGCGTGGATCAGCGCGCCAGTGCAGTTATCGCCACGCGGTGGTGTCCTGCAAGCGATCGGCGAGCTGGTGTTCGCGCTGCCGGTGCCGGTGTGCACGGGCCTTGTCGTTTGCATGCTGTTGTTGGTAGCGTGCTTGGCGTGGAAACCGCGCTGGCACCTGGGCCTCGTTGTCTGGCTGTTGTTCCGCGTGGTATCGCACCGCATGTGGCTGGCCAGCAACGGTGGTGTTCAGCTCATGGAGAACATGCTTTTGTGGCTCCCGCTCATGCACGTTCGCCCTGGTGGCGCGATCAGCACCACGGCATTCCGGTTGGCCCGCTTCCAATTGCTGCTGGCTTACGCGGCCGCGGCGGCGCACAAGTTCACCGGCTCGGCGTGGCTCGATGGCACAGCGGTCGTGCTCGTCGCAACCGATGCGCAGTTCCACTTGGGTTGGTTGCTGCGCATGCCTTGGCTTTGCACGGTGCTCACGTACGCGGCCCTGGCGTGGATGACCACCTTCCCGTTCGCGCTATGGTGGCGGGGCACAAGGCGCCCGTGGTTGCTGATCGGGGTGCTGTTCCACATCGGAACGGCCGTATTCATGGGTATCCCGCAGATGGGACTGGCGTTCATTGCGTGCTACGCGCTCTGGATGCAGGACGACGAGGCCGAGCGGATCATTTCTTGGTTGCGTCAACGTGTGCGCCGCTCCCCAATGGCCGCGTGACTATCCTTGTTCCATGCAGAGGCCGATGAGCTGGACCGCGGTACCGTGGGCGTTGCTGCTTGCGCTGTTGTTCAACGGCTGCGTGATCACCAACCCGGCCAAGTACTACGCCGCGGCGGAAGCGAAGAAGCCGTACGATGCCGTGATCGTGCCGGGCGTGCCGTTCAACGGCGTTGCTTGGGACAGCACCATGAAGCTGCGTGTGCACTGGGCCGTGCACCTGTACGAGCAGGGCATTGCACGCAATCTCATCTTCAGTGGTGGTGCCGTTTACACGCCTTACTTGGAGGCCAACATCATGAGCCTCTACGCGCAACAGCTCGGTGTGCCGCCCGAGCATTGCCACTTGGACCCGATCGCGGAGCACAGCACCGAGAACCTGTTCTACGGCTGGCGCAAAGGACGCGCACTGGGTTTCACGCGCATGGCCGTGGCCACCGACATCTTCCAGAGCAAGATGACCAAGGCGTTCGGCAAGAAGATGGAACGGCGCCTGGGTGCGGTCATCGACATCATCCCGGTGGTCTGGGACACGCGCAAGGGCCCGCTCAACTTGTCCGATCCCGTCATCGACCCGTCGTCGGCGCGGATGATGGGCGCGTTCGTGTCCATCCTTGATCGCGAGAAATTCTGGAAGCGCTTCCGCGGCACGTTGGGCAAGAACGTGGATTGGGAG
Protein-coding sequences here:
- a CDS encoding HTTM domain-containing protein; protein product: MSNTIALFRWSAMAWLAAYAFSILLLGDGAWISAPVQLSPRGGVLQAIGELVFALPVPVCTGLVVCMLLLVACLAWKPRWHLGLVVWLLFRVVSHRMWLASNGGVQLMENMLLWLPLMHVRPGGAISTTAFRLARFQLLLAYAAAAAHKFTGSAWLDGTAVVLVATDAQFHLGWLLRMPWLCTVLTYAALAWMTTFPFALWWRGTRRPWLLIGVLFHIGTAVFMGIPQMGLAFIACYALWMQDDEAERIISWLRQRVRRSPMAA
- a CDS encoding YdcF family protein, producing the protein MSWTAVPWALLLALLFNGCVITNPAKYYAAAEAKKPYDAVIVPGVPFNGVAWDSTMKLRVHWAVHLYEQGIARNLIFSGGAVYTPYLEANIMSLYAQQLGVPPEHCHLDPIAEHSTENLFYGWRKGRALGFTRMAVATDIFQSKMTKAFGKKMERRLGAVIDIIPVVWDTRKGPLNLSDPVIDPSSARMMGAFVSILDREKFWKRFRGTLGKNVDWEAPVVTP